Below is a window of Pseudomonadota bacterium DNA.
ACGAACGGGCAAGCACTGCAGGCGCTCCAATAAGAGGCACCAAACGATCCAGATCGTAGGTCTGGAAACCCAAGGCACCGGCAGCATTCAGAAGGAACGGACCAGAAGCCAGGCTCCCGCTGACGCCGGCATGGATGGTCTCGACATCGGCGCCGCTTCTGAGGCTGTCAATATCCGAAACCGTATAGCCCCCCGCCACACCAAACCGTAAAGTCCCGAACGCACCGTTGTTCACCACGTCCAAGCCGCCAGCAAAGCCGACAACGGCGCTATCAAAACCTGGCGCAACCCTCGTGCTATCGACCTCGCCAAAGGCCCCTAACCCGCCCAGCCAGACCTCGAAGCTCGTTGTAGGCTCTCCGAGACCAGGAACAGAACCGCCGGTATCGGAAAAGGAAGACATCCAAGGGTTATGCATCGCTGAACCTGCGTCGGTCGCAGCACCGAAGGCCAGCGAAGCGCCATCTTGGCCCAAGCCCGCACCGTCTCCCAATTGGCGTACACCCTGGCGCTCGCGCATTGCCTCGGCAAACAGGCGCGACGCGAGGACCGATCCTGTCACGCTGTTAGCGAAGATCGATTTATCCGAGAGCGCGGCCGCAGCCGCGGTGCGGGTGTATCCAATGACAACGCTGTTCGGCAGATACGTCGCGCTGAGGTCCAGATCGGGCAGGTTGTCGGTTACCGTGCTGAACTGTCCCGTCCTGCCGCCCGCAGCGGTCAAAATGGTGTAGCTTTGCTGGTTTGGAAACGCGGCCTGCGGACTGAGGCCCACGATTGCAAGCGCGCCATTCAGATTGGCCGTTCCGGTAATGGCGAGCAAGTCGGAGTTACCGGCGGCGTCGATATCAACCAACAGGTTGCCCGTCGTGGTTTGGGTAAAATTGCCGGCCACATTCAGGGTACCAATCGAAGGACCCGGGTTTCCTGGCGATACAATGCCGCCCGCACCCACCGTCAGATTGCCGTTTATCTGACCAACCCCTTGCAGAAGACCGCCACCGATCGTGGTGTCCCCGGTTAAGAAGCCGTTCACGGTCATCGTTCCTGCCGTCTGGTTGACGGTTGCGGCGGCAAGGGTTCGGTTCGGGTCAACCGTGACCGCACCAGTGTTGGTTAGGGCCGTCAGACCGGTAAACGATCCGCCGGAAACATCAAGGGTCGCGGCATTCGTGAAAGCGCCGTTCCCAACAAGGTCAGCCGTGACCGTGAAAAGGCCGGTGACCTGGTTGGTGATCGGTCCATTGAAGGTACCGCTCGCATTGATGGCGCCATCATTGACCACACCTCCATTGACGACCCCTGAGGTTATCAGCGTACCACCGGCATTGTTGTCGAACGGATTGATCAGGGTCAGAAGGCCCGAATTGATGAACTGAGCATTGTTGATGAGCGTGGTTGCGCCGAATGTGCCGGAGTTCGTCACACCGCCATTATTGGTGGCGGTGGTGGCATTGACGGTGCCTGCATTGACGATTTGCCCGCCCGTATTGTTGGTCACAGTCGCGACAGTCAGGGTAGCGGTTGGATCGACATCCGTTGTTCCGCTGTTTTCAAGTGACGCCAGCGTCTCGTTGCCATTCACGTCAAACAGCGTGCCTGCTGCGACTGTCACGTGCGGCAATCCGGTAAAGGCGCCGCCGTCAGTCTGTAACTCGCCCGTGTTGACCGCCACCGTCGTCGAACCGATCGAACCTGTCCCCGTGAAGTTCAGCAGACCGCCATTGACGGTAAGCGGACCGGTTACTGGATTGATGCTGGTCACATCCAACGTCCCCGTTCCGTTGAAGTTGATGGCAACGGGCGAACCCGCCTGAGACAGGGCGCCAGAGAAAGTCGCCGCATCGGTCCCATTGACGAAGAACGTGAAAGCCGGAAAGCCGTCAGGAAATGTTACGACTTCCGCATTGGTAGCTCCGTTTGGCAGCGTAATCGACGTCTGGAACAGCTGGAGCTCAACGTCATTGCCATCGCCGGCAGCCGTGTTAACGGCGGTAAAAATCGTTCCCGCTCCATTGAGGCCCAAACCGTTACCAAACGTTCCGGTGACCGCGTCGGTACCGTCGTTTTGAATGATGATGCGATTGTCCTGAATGGGCGGCGCGCTGAAGTCGCCTGTCAGGGTGAGAGCAAGGGTTGAGCCCGTCAGATCGACGGCTCCGTTGACCGCCAGCAGGTCGTTGGTCCCGCCCGCGTCCACATCCACCAAAAAGGTCCCGAAGGCCGTCTGCGCGAAGTTGCCGGTGATAGTCGTCAGAGAGTTCGCGCCGACACCTCCCAACGAGAGCGTACCGGCGTTCGTGAACAGGTTGCCCGCACCAAGATTGACAATCGCGCCTGAGTTGAAGGTGGAGCCTGCCTGATTGTTGAACGCGTTGGTGCCGCCGCCGATATCGAGCCGGATAGCCCCGTTCGTAAGCGTGCTGAGCACCCCGGTGTTGTTGATCGTCGTATTACCAGCGCCGCCCTGAGCCGCAACACCGCTGGTCGCAGAAAGCGAGGTTGTGCCGCTCGTGTTGAGCACATTGGTGGAGCCGGCGGGCCCGAGGAAGTCAATCGCCGAAACGGTACCGCCGAAAACACTCGTGCCGTTGACATTCACCGTTCCTGTGCTCCCCGGCTGAACCCCAACTACTATGCCTGTCGCGCCCGCGGTTGCGTTCACTGTGTTGCTTACGGTAAACTCGGCGTTGCCCGTGCCATTGGCCGACGCAAGCAAACCGATGGCATTGTTCCCGGACACCGTAACCGTCTGACTTGCACGGATGATCACGTCACCAGACAACTGCGCTCTGCCCGAGATGCCGATGGCTTGACTATCTCCGTCGGTGTCGTTGACCGTGATGGCCCCATTTGCATCAATGGTGACACCGCCAAAGCCGCCGGTATTGACGGCATTCGACGAAGCTGAAATCCCGAAATCTGTGGCCGTGATTGTGCCGTTTGATGTGACTGAAACAGGTCCAAAGATCGTCGTAAAAGCATTGATTCCAGCTGAAGCACCTGGGCTTGTTGCTGTGATGTTGCTGCTGGAATCGACTACGACCGTTCCCCTTTCGGCTGTCGCAAAAATGCCGTTGGCGGAGGTCGGAGCCTGGGCAGTAATTGTGGTCCCGGCTGAGGCGGTGATCAGAATGTCATTGGGGATATTTGGATCACCCAGCGCTGCTGGCGCACGAATTCCATCGATAGAGCCGGTAATCGGTCCGGGCGGAAACCCTGGCGGAGAGAATGACGGGGCACCGACGTTTGTCACCAGGATGTCGCCATTGGCCGATATCCGAACAACGCCGCTCCCGACATTCTCGGCCTCGATCCCGGCCGGATTGAAAAATCCCTGAGCACTTGCAGCATTAACCGTGATGACACCGTTTGACGTTATATCGATTGTGCCCGAGGGCGGCGTTATTGCGAATATTCCCCGAATAGCGGATGTGATGTCGCTCTGCGATCTGATGGTGACGGAATAATTCGTGGCGCGTGCCCCGGGTAAGGCCGTGTCCCTGACAGTGCCGACTATCCCATTCAGTACCGCCTGAATGTTACCGCTTGTATCTATGGTGATGGAGCCATTACCGGTGGTGAGACCGGTGAATGGCGATTCAACCAGAGCCAACACGCCGTCACCGGCAGAGTTTATGCCGTTTGGGCTCACGTCGATGTTCAGGCTGAGGTTGGAGTCAAACGTCGTAAAATCAACGCCATTCCCGCCGATGGGCGCAGGTAGGTTGAGGACCTGCAGGGTAGTAAGTGTTCCCGCCGGGTTCGTAACCGGGAACGGGCCCAGTGCCTGTAAGCCGCCAGGGTAGATTGCCAGCGGGCCTTGGCAGGTTGCTACAGTCCCAGCTACGTTAACGGTGCAACCGGGTGGATTGACCGGGTCTGGCGGATCAATAAGTTGCGCCTGCGCCGCGCTAATGCCGCCCATCACAAGGCCACCAAGCGCGGTCGACGCCAGCGCAAGCAGCCGAACCGCCTTTGTGATCGATGATGGATGCGCCATCACAAGAGCATCCTGGCGCCCTGCTGATCATAGCTCAGCAGGTGTTTCATGCCTGACACGAAAGCCATTTGTCCCGGTGTCATTCGCACACTCTTTAAGATTGCCGAGCAGTTAAAAATGATCGCCCCTGACGTTAGGGCGATCGAATCCTTGCGCGTGGAAAATATACGGCGCGCGCCCTCGCGCAAAGACTGAAACCAGCCACACCAACGGCCAAACTGCACAATGAAGTGGCAGAAACCGCGAGTTGGTATCGTGATAAGACCATTGCCAAAGCCACCGTTGCCCGGATGGCACCGGGCCAGCCTCAAATCAAGATATCATCCACCAGCTGCGCTTGGGTGGTGTTTTGGATGGTGAATGTGTTGGGTCCAAAGGTGAAGACCACGTCTCCGGCAACATCAGCGGCGAAGGAGAGAGCGCCGTTGACGCTGGCAAAGTTGAAGGCCGTTAGGTCCAGTTGATCGATGTCGTCTTGGAAGTCCGTGACCGTGTCATTGCCGAAAGCGGGGGCGAAGACGAACGTGTCTGCGCCCGTGCCGCCCGTCAGGCTATCGGTGCCTGCTCCGCCATTGAGGAAGTCATTGTCTTCGCGGCCCTGCAGCGTGTCGTCGCCTGCGCCACCGAACAGCACATCGTTGCTCGCGCCTGCCTGCAGGAAGTCGTTGCCATCATTGCCCGATAACGTGTCTTCGCCGAAGCCGCCGAACAGGCTGTCATTGTCATTGCCGCCTTCAAGCGTGTCATCGCCGGAGCCTGACGAGATGAAGTCGTTGCCCGCCTGACCGCGGGAGATGTCATCCCCCGCCCCACCGAACATGCGGTCATCGCCGCCACCACCGTTCAGTGTGTCACTGTCTGCCCCACCCGCCATGACGTCATTGCCGGCATTGCCCGACAGCAGATCGACCCCGCCGCCACCGCTCAGGTTGTCATTGCCCTCATCGCCGATCAGCGTGTCATTGCCACCTCCACCGGTGATGATGTCGTTGGACGCGCCGCCATTGAGGAAGTCATTGCCGAGCTCACCGTTGAGCGTGTCGAAGTCAGCCCCACCGAACAGTTGATCGTTGCCATCCCCGCCGTTGAGCGTGTCATTGCCGGCGCTGCCAGCAAGGACGTCGTTCCCATCATCTCCGTTGAGCGTATCGGGACCGCCGCCGCCATTGAGGTTGTCGGCGCCATCCCCGCCATTGAGGGTATCGATCCCCGCCCCACCCTCGAGCGTGTCGTCTCCATCTTCGCCGTTCAGCTCATCGGTACCGTTCTGACCGCGCAAGGTATCATTGCCGTCCCCACCATTGAGGGTGTCATTGCCGATGTTGCCATTGAGGGTGTCATCGCCGCCGAAGCCATTGACCAGATCAAGCCCGTCGAGCGCATTGATAAGATCGGCAGCGCCCGTCCCGAACAGCGTATCCGGCCCGTTGGTCGCCACATCGGCCTTCTCGAACGCACCGATGTCCGCACCCGTGCCGAACTCACGCGGCGCACCGCGGGCGTCCTCCGTCAGGTTCTGGTCATTGTTGCCCGCATCAATCGCCTGGCTGCCCGCTTGCAGCGCCAGCGTTTGCACCGGTCCGCCATTGTCAGCCAGAGCACCGAGAAGCGGATCGATCGGTGTTGCGATCGTTCCGACAATGTCGCCACCCACGCCGTTGGTGAAGAACCCGGTCCCGTTGAAACTGCCATCGCCGATCAGGTTGTTGCCAAGCGAGGTGAAACTATTTGTCGAATTGGACGTGCGATTGGTCCCGACATCGTTGCCATAGCCGGCTTGCGTGGCGGTGTTGCCTGCGATGATGGTCGACGACAGATCCGTGCGGGTGGCACTATCTCCGAACGTTCCGACGCCGCCGCTGATCCCGGCCGTATTGCCGCTGATCGTCGAGTTTTCGATGACCAAAAGGCCGTCAACGTTAAATAATCCGCCTCCGGAATTGTCACTGCCGGTTCCGGCCGCATTCCCGGTAATCGTTGTGTTGGTAATCGTCGCGGTGGTCCCAAAGAGGTCGGTGTTTGTGAACACCCCGCCGCCATCGTCTCCAGCTGTGTTGCCGGTTATGAGGCTGGACGTCAGGGTTAACGAAGTAGCGGAGACCATAAGCCCACCACCATAGATACCTGCCACACTGTCGCGAACGGTGCTGTTATCGATGGTCAGGCTGCCCGCACCGGCGGCGTAGATCGCTCCGCCGGTGTTGGACGCATTGCCGTTTGTGATGTCGAGGCTGTAGAGGACGACGTCGGTTCCAGTCCCCGTGACGTTAAACACCCGGCTGGCATCATTGCCGCTGATGGTGATGTCGGCTTTGTCATCTCCGGTCGTGTCACCATCGATGGTGATGTCCGAGGTGAGCACCAGCTGACCTTGGGTGAGGGTGAGCGTTCCACCGGCAAGGCTCGTGTCAAAGGTGATCGTGTCGGCGGTCAGGTCGTTCTGATTGGCAAGGAAGATCGCTTCCCGCAAGGAGAGGTCACCGGCTCCGCCCATGGTCTCGAGGTTGGAATCGGGTCCGTTGAAATCCAGCTCATCGTCCAGCGTAGTGACCACAAAGCTCTGCGGCGTGGTTGGTGTGCTCTGAAGCTCGAACGCGCCGATATCGGTGCCGCTGCCGTTGTCACGCGC
It encodes the following:
- a CDS encoding autotransporter domain-containing protein → MAHPSSITKAVRLLALASTALGGLVMGGISAAQAQLIDPPDPVNPPGCTVNVAGTVATCQGPLAIYPGGLQALGPFPVTNPAGTLTTLQVLNLPAPIGGNGVDFTTFDSNLSLNIDVSPNGINSAGDGVLALVESPFTGLTTGNGSITIDTSGNIQAVLNGIVGTVRDTALPGARATNYSVTIRSQSDITSAIRGIFAITPPSGTIDITSNGVITVNAASAQGFFNPAGIEAENVGSGVVRISANGDILVTNVGAPSFSPPGFPPGPITGSIDGIRAPAALGDPNIPNDILITASAGTTITAQAPTSANGIFATAERGTVVVDSSSNITATSPGASAGINAFTTIFGPVSVTSNGTITATDFGISASSNAVNTGGFGGVTIDANGAITVNDTDGDSQAIGISGRAQLSGDVIIRASQTVTVSGNNAIGLLASANGTGNAEFTVSNTVNATAGATGIVVGVQPGSTGTVNVNGTSVFGGTVSAIDFLGPAGSTNVLNTSGTTSLSATSGVAAQGGAGNTTINNTGVLSTLTNGAIRLDIGGGTNAFNNQAGSTFNSGAIVNLGAGNLFTNAGTLSLGGVGANSLTTITGNFAQTAFGTFLVDVDAGGTNDLLAVNGAVDLTGSTLALTLTGDFSAPPIQDNRIIIQNDGTDAVTGTFGNGLGLNGAGTIFTAVNTAAGDGNDVELQLFQTSITLPNGATNAEVVTFPDGFPAFTFFVNGTDAATFSGALSQAGSPVAINFNGTGTLDVTSINPVTGPLTVNGGLLNFTGTGSIGSTTVAVNTGELQTDGGAFTGLPHVTVAAGTLFDVNGNETLASLENSGTTDVDPTATLTVATVTNNTGGQIVNAGTVNATTATNNGGVTNSGTFGATTLINNAQFINSGLLTLINPFDNNAGGTLITSGVVNGGVVNDGAINASGTFNGPITNQVTGLFTVTADLVGNGAFTNAATLDVSGGSFTGLTALTNTGAVTVDPNRTLAAATVNQTAGTMTVNGFLTGDTTIGGGLLQGVGQINGNLTVGAGGIVSPGNPGPSIGTLNVAGNFTQTTTGNLLVDIDAAGNSDLLAITGTANLNGALAIVGLSPQAAFPNQQSYTILTAAGGRTGQFSTVTDNLPDLDLSATYLPNSVVIGYTRTAAAAALSDKSIFANSVTGSVLASRLFAEAMRERQGVRQLGDGAGLGQDGASLAFGAATDAGSAMHNPWMSSFSDTGGSVPGLGEPTTSFEVWLGGLGAFGEVDSTRVAPGFDSAVVGFAGGLDVVNNGAFGTLRFGVAGGYTVSDIDSLRSGADVETIHAGVSGSLASGPFLLNAAGALGFQTYDLDRLVPLIGAPAVLARSSADGTLIEVALDSSYDLAAANGWGTAHNLRVAPIVSFDHVAIARDGFVETGAGILNLTVDSSDFSRSWLGAGVEFAATFEGENGFSVTPSLAVKYEHGIGSDTLSVNSQIPTVAGATFRDSGAALNDHALAINAGLDVAVSDRFSLTTTYAGSFGDNAWSHRGGISASLAF
- a CDS encoding calcium-binding protein is translated as DFSLNATLLEGNTAAGKGGAIGLISGFTTQLISNTTITGNSAGSGMSDSGGGVYILNGTTIIENSTISGNTAGVSGGIAARGSVTLESSIVAGNTAIFNTLGNDVGGGFSSDTTNRFTSSGNNLIGDGTFDGQTFFTNGTGGDIAGTPFARQDPGLISLSDNGGPVRTLALSNLSQAIDAGSNSSGLTTDARGVARESGGSADIGAFEFQEPPTTAQTLVVTTLDDELDTTTTDATIELFGGADDLSLREAIFLAERDRTTADTITFDPSLAGGTITLTDGQLGIYGAVTIDGDVDGDNRADITIDGNNASRIFVVGDDPLIGPVDVTLNSLDIANGNSGSLNGGAIFARSVAGNLFINDSTIRDSATFSAGGGLFLYDSNVSINASLISGNTAGGDGGGIYKTSPLGAYTTTIANTTITGNTAGSGSNNSGGGVFNYEGDLVIQNSTISGNTAGIAGGVGSYGDNLANTSVSSTIIAGNTATQSSYGNDVGTHTTSNTTSSFTSLGDNLIGDGQFSGNTLFTNGTGGDIAGTTAAQIDPLLGALANNGGPVQTLALQQGSQAIDAGNNDQSLTTDARGVARDNGSGTDIGAFELQSTPTTPQSFVVTTLDDELDFNGPDSNLETMGGAGDLSLREAIFLANQNDLTADTITFDTSLAGGTLTLTQGQLVLTSDITIDGDTTGDDKADITISGNDASRVFNVTGTGTDVVLYSLDITNGNASNTGGAIYAAGAGSLTIDNSTVRDSVAGIYGGGLMVSATSLTLTSSLITGNTAGDDGGGVFTNTDLFGTTATITNTTITGNAAGTGSDNSGGGLFNVDGLLVIENSTISGNTAGISGGVGTFGDSATRTDLSSTIIAGNTATQAGYGNDVGTNRTSNSTNSFTSLGNNLIGDGSFNGTGFFTNGVGGDIVGTIATPIDPLLGALADNGGPVQTLALQAGSQAIDAGNNDQNLTEDARGAPREFGTGADIGAFEKADVATNGPDTLFGTGAADLINALDGLDLVNGFGGDDTLNGNIGNDTLNGGDGNDTLRGQNGTDELNGEDGDDTLEGGAGIDTLNGGDGADNLNGGGGPDTLNGDDGNDVLAGSAGNDTLNGGDGNDQLFGGADFDTLNGELGNDFLNGGASNDIITGGGGNDTLIGDEGNDNLSGGGGVDLLSGNAGNDVMAGGADSDTLNGGGGDDRMFGGAGDDISRGQAGNDFISSGSGDDTLEGGNDNDSLFGGFGEDTLSGNDGNDFLQAGASNDVLFGGAGDDTLQGREDNDFLNGGAGTDSLTGGTGADTFVFAPAFGNDTVTDFQDDIDQLDLTAFNFASVNGALSFAADVAGDVVFTFGPNTFTIQNTTQAQLVDDILI